Proteins encoded by one window of Candidatus Acididesulfobacter guangdongensis:
- a CDS encoding mechanosensitive ion channel family protein codes for MNANKNSDDNNKNKHNKYKKISYYLAGIIATLLFLSGLLYAIPIYSKNLPKHSYSIIEAVLLLIFGILIIKLVQELFVKIIHNYISEDRLGFLKFILNFTAYFTLFLLIFSSLGIDISNILLGATFLGVIFGIASQTVLSNLLSGFTILFAKPFKIGDRITIVTWQYGLLMSTYQHEAVKPGYTGVIKDINILFTTIKEDNGFIMKAPNNILMQALVTNYANTNKRLVRVRFELDKVIDFENFKKDLNVYLLTKKDIIEQNPLPIIRIIDLSLTSYFVAVEVFTPSIFEDPVRDAVLSYVLIRQSEILSKPLLK; via the coding sequence ATGAACGCAAATAAAAACTCGGACGATAATAATAAAAATAAGCACAATAAATATAAAAAAATATCATACTATCTTGCAGGCATTATAGCGACGTTACTATTTTTGTCGGGGCTTCTGTACGCAATACCTATATATTCAAAAAATCTTCCAAAACATTCTTACTCAATAATAGAAGCTGTTTTGCTGCTCATTTTCGGCATTTTAATAATAAAACTCGTTCAGGAACTGTTTGTCAAAATTATTCACAATTATATATCGGAAGACAGATTAGGTTTTTTAAAATTTATATTAAATTTTACGGCATATTTCACACTGTTTCTGTTAATTTTTTCTTCATTAGGCATAGATATTTCAAATATTCTTCTTGGAGCTACGTTTTTAGGCGTTATATTCGGTATAGCATCTCAGACCGTTCTTTCAAATTTATTATCAGGATTTACTATATTATTTGCAAAACCGTTCAAAATAGGTGACAGAATTACAATAGTAACTTGGCAATACGGTCTTCTGATGTCCACATATCAGCATGAGGCGGTTAAACCAGGTTATACCGGCGTCATTAAAGATATAAATATTTTATTCACAACCATTAAGGAAGACAACGGTTTTATTATGAAAGCGCCGAATAATATTTTAATGCAGGCGCTGGTAACAAATTATGCAAATACTAATAAACGATTAGTAAGGGTCAGATTTGAACTTGATAAGGTAATAGATTTCGAAAATTTTAAGAAAGACCTGAATGTTTATTTGCTGACTAAGAAAGATATCATAGAACAGAATCCTCTTCCGATAATAAGGATTATAGATTTATCGCTGACAAGCTATTTTGTTGCTGTTGAAGTTTTTACTCCTTCTATTTTCGAGGACCCTGTGAGAGATGCAGTACTGTCATACGTCCTTATAAGACAATCGGAGATATTAAGCAAACCTTTGTTAAAATAA
- a CDS encoding trehalose-6-phosphate synthase, producing the protein MEKKQFNILIKEKFKNINLIAVSNREPVVHEYSGKKIVSNRSVGGLTIALEPIMRNLNGTWIAYGGGSADKAVIDNNNKIKLPPGEESYSLKRLFLSKEEINGYYYGYANSVLWPLSHIVYKQPEFNSKNFEIYKNVNKKFADSVIEEIKTIAANNDSLHNNLQDEADNVIWLQDYHLSLAAKYIKEYDESLKIAIFWHIPWPNPEVFSICPEKKEILEGLLSNDLIGFHILYHCQNFLKACEWELEAQVNWADYSVTYKGHKTIINPFPISIDARSIYDFSTNIDINSEEFNELKEVIEPPYQFLALSVDRIDYTKGIKEKLMAIDLFLEKYPEFIGKFVFLQLGVPSRMHITAYKEYYDEINSLTEQINWKYKNDDWHPIVLFLKQLDLKSYIYFYKIAAIVIVSPLHDGMNLVAKEFIMSNTDCNGMLVLSKFTGSAKELYDAVLINPYNIECFADSIKYAIELNPEEKKQRITKMQNIILDNDIFDWAYNFLSKLKTI; encoded by the coding sequence ATGGAAAAAAAACAATTTAATATTCTGATTAAAGAAAAATTTAAAAATATAAACCTGATTGCGGTTTCCAACAGGGAGCCTGTCGTACACGAATATTCAGGTAAAAAAATAGTTTCTAACCGTTCCGTAGGCGGTCTTACTATCGCTTTAGAGCCTATAATGCGAAACCTTAACGGAACATGGATTGCTTACGGAGGCGGAAGCGCCGATAAAGCGGTTATAGATAACAACAATAAAATTAAACTGCCTCCGGGTGAAGAATCGTATTCGCTTAAAAGATTATTTTTAAGCAAGGAAGAAATAAACGGATATTATTACGGATACGCAAACTCTGTTTTATGGCCGCTTAGCCACATAGTTTACAAACAGCCCGAATTTAATTCAAAAAATTTTGAAATTTATAAAAACGTAAACAAAAAATTTGCCGATTCGGTTATAGAAGAAATAAAGACTATTGCAGCGAACAACGACAGTCTGCATAACAATCTGCAGGATGAAGCTGACAATGTTATCTGGCTGCAAGACTATCATCTGTCCTTAGCCGCAAAATATATAAAAGAATACGATGAGTCGTTAAAAATTGCTATATTCTGGCATATTCCGTGGCCAAACCCTGAAGTTTTTTCAATATGTCCGGAAAAAAAAGAAATTTTAGAAGGACTACTATCGAATGATTTAATAGGTTTTCATATTTTATACCACTGTCAGAATTTTCTTAAAGCCTGCGAATGGGAACTTGAGGCTCAGGTTAACTGGGCTGATTACTCCGTTACGTACAAAGGGCATAAAACTATTATTAATCCTTTTCCGATAAGTATAGATGCAAGGTCTATATATGATTTTTCAACAAATATCGACATAAACTCGGAAGAATTTAATGAATTAAAAGAGGTTATAGAACCGCCTTATCAATTTTTGGCTCTTTCTGTTGACAGGATTGATTATACCAAAGGCATAAAAGAAAAATTAATGGCTATCGACCTGTTTTTAGAAAAATATCCTGAGTTTATAGGGAAATTTGTTTTTTTACAGCTTGGCGTTCCGTCCAGAATGCATATAACTGCATACAAAGAATACTACGATGAAATAAACAGCCTGACTGAACAGATAAACTGGAAGTATAAAAATGACGACTGGCATCCAATTGTTTTATTTTTGAAGCAATTGGATTTAAAATCATATATTTATTTTTATAAAATTGCTGCTATTGTGATTGTAAGTCCGCTGCATGACGGAATGAATCTTGTTGCAAAGGAGTTTATAATGTCGAATACTGATTGCAACGGAATGCTGGTATTATCAAAATTCACGGGTTCTGCCAAAGAGCTTTATGATGCGGTTTTAATCAATCCGTACAATATTGAATGCTTTGCAGATTCAATCAAATATGCGATAGAATTAAATCCGGAAGAAAAAAAACAAAGAATTACCAAAATGCAGAATATTATACTTGATAACGATATATTCGACTGGGCGTATAACTTCCTTTCCAAACTTAAAACTATATGA
- a CDS encoding DUF302 domain-containing protein — MTESIGIKKTVNLDFDNAILKVKEAFKANSFGAITEIDIKKTLKEKINADFKKYTILGMCNPKIAMDVLDMSDETGLLLPCNVCIYEDKEGNVIVNAVNPAALLSLAADTDGSLKRKSLEIKKIIEKAVADI; from the coding sequence ATGACTGAAAGTATCGGCATTAAAAAAACGGTTAATTTAGATTTCGACAACGCAATTTTAAAGGTCAAAGAAGCATTTAAGGCAAACAGTTTCGGCGCTATAACAGAGATAGACATTAAGAAAACTTTAAAAGAAAAAATAAATGCAGACTTCAAGAAATACACTATTTTAGGAATGTGCAATCCTAAAATAGCTATGGATGTACTTGATATGAGCGATGAAACAGGGCTTTTGCTTCCTTGCAATGTCTGCATATATGAAGATAAAGAAGGCAATGTTATAGTCAATGCCGTTAACCCTGCCGCATTGCTAAGTTTAGCCGCCGATACAGATGGCAGTTTGAAAAGAAAATCTTTAGAAATAAAAAAAATTATTGAAAAAGCAGTTGCCGATATTTAA
- a CDS encoding GGDEF domain-containing protein, producing the protein MDKEKKIFYILTLSIIIEICLVLVVLFISSNFLIYNDFSVLREINKSIFIGAKNFIYISFILEFILFISAITVVWIITRYKKIFFEKNSEDIAMTDSLTGLYNRRYFDSFYENIFDQASRYSTIFSLIMCDIDHFKKINDTYGHDKGDVVLKEVAKILKNNIRKSDIAARYGGEEFMIVLPQTELSNCLDVARKIKTLISKINIKDTGKITISMGVISYSKEFEDKAKDFLKKVDELLYDAKNRGRNRIISVDANNENIEVSENPWIDD; encoded by the coding sequence ATGGATAAAGAAAAAAAAATATTTTATATATTGACTTTATCAATTATAATAGAGATTTGCTTAGTATTGGTTGTATTATTTATAAGTTCTAATTTTTTGATTTATAACGATTTTAGCGTATTAAGAGAAATTAATAAATCTATTTTTATCGGTGCTAAGAATTTTATTTATATAAGTTTTATTTTAGAGTTCATCTTATTTATATCGGCAATAACCGTCGTCTGGATTATTACCAGGTATAAAAAAATATTTTTCGAAAAAAATTCCGAAGATATAGCTATGACCGACAGTTTGACCGGTTTATACAACAGGCGGTATTTCGACAGCTTTTACGAAAATATATTTGATCAGGCTTCAAGATACAGTACGATATTTTCGTTAATAATGTGCGATATTGACCATTTTAAAAAAATTAATGATACTTATGGCCATGATAAGGGCGACGTAGTGTTAAAAGAAGTAGCAAAAATTTTAAAAAATAATATTCGCAAATCCGATATAGCCGCCAGGTACGGCGGCGAAGAGTTTATGATTGTTTTGCCTCAGACCGAGTTATCTAACTGTTTAGACGTCGCAAGAAAAATCAAAACTTTAATTTCTAAAATTAATATAAAAGATACAGGAAAAATCACTATAAGTATGGGAGTAATATCTTATTCAAAAGAATTTGAAGATAAAGCAAAAGATTTTTTAAAAAAAGTTGACGAACTTTTATATGATGCTAAAAACAGAGGCAGAAATAGAATAATTTCCGTAGATGCAAACAATGAAAATATTGAAGTTTCTGAAAATCCATGGATTGACGATTAG
- a CDS encoding chemotaxis signal transduction protein CheV, with product MGINIPKETPVNAGQNILEVGQNKMELVDFRLFSINEQPNAVFDKIISNKSKAGLSDLSDSSRNDGSSEQQGLASDKSGYSRESSLKLSLEEYGDEINEGIYGINVAKVIEIIKMPEDISEVPNSNEFIEGMFNLRGFVVPLVNLPKWMGLAEPENLKKKNFKVIITEFNKVKVGFIVHETTRIRRVSWVDINKTELSSVSQEDSKVTGIIKIENDDLLLLLDFESIVDELGFYKKEIGEIDAEKKEIASDINVLIIDDSSTARKMVNNALLKEGFKTIMAENGKEALDVVYSGKYNINAIICDVEMPVMDGYTFTKTMKADDKYRDIPIIMHTSLSGTENESKGKSSGADLYIVKFDPVEFNKAIKTVLKLD from the coding sequence ATGGGTATTAATATTCCCAAAGAAACGCCAGTGAATGCGGGGCAGAATATATTAGAAGTCGGACAGAACAAAATGGAGCTTGTTGATTTCAGACTTTTTAGTATTAATGAGCAGCCCAATGCGGTATTTGACAAAATTATAAGCAATAAATCAAAAGCAGGTTTGTCCGATTTATCCGATTCTTCACGCAACGACGGTTCGTCAGAACAGCAAGGTTTAGCATCCGATAAAAGCGGCTATTCCAGAGAAAGCAGCTTAAAGCTTTCGTTGGAGGAATACGGAGACGAAATAAATGAAGGAATATACGGAATAAATGTAGCCAAAGTCATTGAAATCATTAAAATGCCGGAAGATATTTCTGAAGTTCCCAATAGTAATGAATTTATAGAAGGAATGTTTAATCTGAGAGGTTTTGTTGTTCCTTTAGTTAATCTGCCAAAATGGATGGGGTTAGCGGAACCGGAAAATTTAAAAAAGAAAAATTTTAAAGTTATTATTACAGAATTTAATAAAGTCAAAGTCGGCTTTATTGTCCATGAAACTACAAGAATAAGGCGTGTGTCGTGGGTTGATATCAATAAAACTGAATTGTCGTCAGTTTCTCAAGAAGATTCAAAAGTTACCGGTATAATAAAAATAGAAAATGATGATTTGCTTCTTTTGTTAGATTTTGAATCTATCGTTGATGAACTTGGATTTTATAAAAAAGAGATAGGTGAAATAGATGCGGAAAAGAAGGAGATTGCAAGCGATATAAATGTTCTTATAATTGACGATTCTTCAACCGCAAGAAAAATGGTAAATAACGCCCTCTTGAAAGAAGGGTTTAAAACAATTATGGCGGAAAACGGAAAAGAAGCGCTTGATGTCGTCTATTCAGGAAAATATAATATTAATGCTATAATCTGCGATGTTGAGATGCCGGTCATGGATGGTTATACTTTCACCAAAACTATGAAGGCTGATGACAAGTACAGAGATATACCAATCATAATGCATACTTCCCTCAGCGGAACGGAAAACGAATCTAAAGGTAAATCCTCCGGTGCCGATTTGTATATTGTTAAATTTGACCCTGTTGAATTCAACAAAGCAATTAAGACAGTGCTAAAATTAGATTGA
- the bioD gene encoding dethiobiotin synthase, protein MDIIANRGLFILEIKKRVFFITGTDTDVGKTFVSSLIINGLKYYGKKTGYLKPIETGVKLNCDGSKKYIDSFFVKKQSDIKESLEEICPFTFEHPLSPHAAAKFENKSICIKDILYSFYDLQSNYDILIVEGAGGMLVPLKKGHFMIDIARYIDAEVIIVSRAGLGMLNHTLLSIDYAKNNNIKLAGIVINNARNETDESVFSNKEVLREFTDVPIIGDIPYFSVDERKNFIYLKALLLNYIDFDSIL, encoded by the coding sequence ATAGATATAATAGCGAATAGAGGGCTATTTATTTTGGAAATAAAAAAGCGTGTTTTTTTTATAACAGGAACAGATACGGATGTCGGCAAAACATTTGTGAGCTCCTTAATAATTAATGGCTTAAAATATTACGGCAAAAAAACTGGATATTTGAAGCCTATAGAAACAGGGGTTAAATTAAATTGCGACGGCTCAAAGAAATATATTGACAGTTTTTTTGTTAAAAAACAATCAGATATAAAGGAAAGTTTAGAGGAGATATGTCCGTTTACTTTTGAACATCCTTTATCTCCGCACGCTGCAGCTAAATTTGAAAATAAATCGATTTGCATTAAAGATATTTTGTATAGTTTTTACGATTTGCAGAGCAATTACGATATTTTAATAGTTGAGGGAGCCGGAGGTATGCTTGTGCCGCTTAAAAAAGGGCATTTTATGATAGATATTGCCAGATATATAGATGCTGAAGTTATAATAGTCAGCAGAGCAGGTCTTGGAATGCTGAACCATACGTTACTGAGCATTGATTATGCTAAAAATAACAATATTAAACTTGCAGGCATTGTTATAAATAATGCAAGAAATGAAACAGATGAAAGCGTATTCTCAAATAAAGAGGTGTTGAGGGAATTTACCGATGTGCCGATAATCGGAGATATTCCGTATTTTTCGGTTGATGAACGGAAAAATTTTATCTATTTAAAAGCATTGCTTTTAAATTATATAGATTTTGACAGTATATTATGA
- a CDS encoding FAA hydrolase family protein — protein MKFGRFRHKKGEMKTYYGTLSPEGTFVNVIEDFDFCDIDYTGRQYELTELEYLPPVQPTKIVAVGLNYKNHAQEMQKKLPEEPLLFIKPSSSIIPHLGSIVMPAASKRVDYESELAVVIGKTAKNVKKSDAKDFIFGYTCLNDVTARDLQAKDIQYTRAKGFDTFAPVGPYIETEIDNPSNLAIKGYLNAELKQSSNTSDLIFSPFELVEFVSGIMTLYPGDIISTGTPAGIGTLNHKDIFEIEIENIGTLKNFVE, from the coding sequence ATGAAATTTGGAAGATTTAGGCATAAAAAAGGGGAGATGAAAACATATTACGGAACGTTATCCCCTGAAGGAACATTCGTCAACGTCATAGAAGACTTTGATTTTTGCGATATTGATTATACAGGCAGACAGTATGAATTAACCGAGCTTGAATATTTGCCTCCTGTTCAGCCTACTAAAATTGTCGCTGTCGGTTTAAATTATAAGAATCATGCGCAGGAAATGCAAAAAAAATTACCGGAGGAACCTCTTCTTTTTATTAAACCGTCATCCAGTATTATACCTCATCTCGGCAGTATAGTAATGCCGGCTGCTTCAAAAAGGGTTGATTATGAATCTGAGCTGGCGGTAGTTATAGGTAAAACTGCAAAAAATGTTAAAAAATCAGACGCTAAAGATTTTATATTCGGTTATACCTGCTTAAATGACGTCACGGCACGGGATTTACAGGCTAAGGATATTCAATATACCAGAGCTAAAGGATTTGATACTTTTGCTCCTGTAGGTCCTTATATAGAAACAGAAATAGACAATCCCTCTAATCTTGCAATTAAAGGCTATTTAAATGCGGAATTAAAGCAATCTTCTAATACGTCAGACCTCATATTCAGCCCTTTTGAATTAGTTGAATTTGTCTCAGGCATTATGACGCTTTATCCGGGGGACATTATTTCTACCGGAACTCCCGCAGGGATTGGGACGTTAAATCACAAAGACATATTTGAAATTGAAATAGAAAATATCGGCACATTAAAAAACTTCGTAGAATGA
- a CDS encoding LL-diaminopimelate aminotransferase: MKHTDAADQSSFKFSERLNKLPIYLFAEIDRLKQEVKAKGVDIISFGIGDPDLPTPKAIVNVLKEESEIDINQKYPSYEGLLKFRESAANWYSKRFNVSLDPQTEVLSLIGSKEGIGHLPLAFVNPGDIVLVPDPGYPVYNAGTIFAGGIPYVMPLKQENDFLPDFSIIPEDVLKKAKIMFLNYPNNPTSAKADKFFFNEVVKLAKKYSFIVAHDFAYSEVFTGDTEPESFLSVKGAKDVGIEFHSLSKTFNMTGFRIGFVCGNKQVLSGLGAVKTNMDSGVFQAIQLAGAYGLDNELEVIKENNKIYRKRRELLIEGLEHLGYDVYKSDATFYVWTKVPAAGVSSKDFAMSLLNDKGIVVTPGSGFGEYGEGYIRFSLTISEDRIKEALERMA, translated from the coding sequence ATGAAACATACAGACGCTGCTGACCAAAGTTCATTTAAATTTTCTGAAAGACTAAATAAGCTTCCCATTTATCTTTTTGCCGAGATTGACAGGCTAAAGCAGGAAGTTAAAGCCAAAGGGGTAGATATTATCAGTTTCGGTATCGGCGACCCCGATTTGCCCACGCCAAAAGCTATCGTGAATGTATTGAAAGAAGAAAGCGAGATAGATATAAATCAAAAGTATCCTTCCTATGAAGGTCTTTTAAAATTCAGAGAATCTGCCGCAAATTGGTATAGTAAAAGATTTAACGTTTCGTTGGACCCGCAAACGGAGGTTCTTTCTTTGATAGGTTCAAAAGAAGGGATAGGGCATCTTCCTCTGGCTTTCGTTAATCCCGGAGATATTGTTCTTGTTCCTGATCCGGGTTATCCTGTTTATAATGCCGGAACTATTTTTGCAGGCGGTATTCCTTATGTTATGCCTCTTAAACAGGAAAATGATTTTCTGCCGGATTTTTCTATAATTCCTGAAGACGTGCTTAAGAAGGCTAAGATTATGTTTTTAAATTATCCCAATAATCCTACTTCTGCTAAAGCCGATAAGTTTTTCTTCAATGAAGTGGTCAAACTTGCAAAAAAATATAGTTTTATAGTAGCGCATGATTTTGCATATTCTGAAGTGTTTACGGGAGATACCGAGCCTGAATCGTTTTTATCCGTCAAAGGAGCAAAAGACGTAGGTATTGAGTTTCATTCCCTTTCTAAGACATTTAATATGACAGGATTCAGAATAGGTTTTGTTTGCGGAAATAAGCAAGTTTTAAGCGGACTGGGAGCGGTAAAGACGAATATGGATTCCGGCGTGTTTCAGGCAATTCAGCTGGCAGGCGCATACGGTTTAGATAATGAACTTGAAGTTATTAAAGAGAATAATAAAATATACAGAAAGAGAAGAGAACTTCTTATTGAAGGACTTGAACATCTCGGTTATGATGTTTATAAATCAGATGCAACTTTTTATGTATGGACAAAAGTTCCTGCAGCAGGCGTATCATCGAAGGATTTTGCCATGTCGCTGCTTAACGATAAAGGAATTGTCGTAACCCCCGGCTCAGGTTTCGGCGAGTACGGCGAAGGATATATAAGATTCTCGCTAACCATAAGCGAAGACCGTATAAAAGAAGCTCTTGAAAGAATGGCATAA
- a CDS encoding 2-amino-4-hydroxy-6-hydroxymethyldihydropteridine diphosphokinase, with the protein MDVYLGLGSNLGNKEVNLINAISLINLIKLNNGGVLKLIKASRVYKTSPVGFSEDECKKGVIPVFLNCVVLYKYENKIDNNCICSDYLTTGSSYSDAKPNQSALNLSNDYLTDSDCSDDNSWIIKSAEISELDDNDKIMTDYAHRDYENIGSDLLFKIKNIEKLIGRKFDYKNEGKDLFIKYRPREIDIDILLLDERIFSHPHPPVLNIPHKELKNRKFVLQPLLDIDENITDPLTKKLYKNILSDFIETEEGKSQFIEPYGVFSDNYLMINKI; encoded by the coding sequence ATGGATGTTTATCTGGGTTTAGGAAGCAATTTAGGCAACAAAGAAGTCAATTTAATTAATGCTATTTCATTAATAAATTTAATAAAATTAAATAACGGAGGAGTTTTAAAATTAATTAAAGCTTCGAGGGTATATAAAACTTCTCCGGTGGGTTTTAGCGAAGATGAATGCAAAAAAGGTGTTATTCCTGTATTTTTAAATTGCGTTGTTCTTTATAAATATGAAAATAAAATTGATAATAACTGCATCTGCAGCGACTACCTTACTACCGGCAGCAGCTATTCTGATGCCAAACCTAATCAATCGGCACTTAATTTAAGCAATGACTATCTTACCGACAGCGACTGTTCTGACGATAACAGCTGGATTATTAAAAGCGCTGAAATTTCTGAACTTGATGATAATGATAAAATAATGACAGATTATGCTCATCGTGATTACGAGAATATCGGTAGTGATTTGTTATTTAAAATTAAAAATATTGAGAAACTGATAGGCAGGAAGTTTGATTATAAAAATGAAGGCAAGGATTTATTTATTAAATATCGTCCAAGAGAAATAGATATCGACATACTTCTGCTTGACGAAAGGATTTTTTCGCATCCGCATCCTCCTGTATTAAATATACCTCATAAAGAGTTAAAAAATCGTAAATTTGTTTTGCAACCATTATTAGATATAGATGAAAACATCACCGACCCATTAACTAAAAAATTATATAAAAATATACTCTCCGATTTTATCGAAACAGAAGAAGGCAAATCTCAATTCATTGAACCATACGGTGTTTTCAGCGATAACTATTTAATGATTAATAAGATATAA
- the speD gene encoding adenosylmethionine decarboxylase yields the protein MNSLGIHLLLELKKCKPYILADLQFVETAMLDAAVNAKATIVEHKFHEFNPFGISGMVIIAESHLSIHTWPEYDYAAVDIFTCGDIIKPQVAAQFLIERFGSLEPQMMEVKRGLISMYDQKLPHKVVCEEKLVAR from the coding sequence ATGAATTCTCTTGGGATACACCTGCTTTTGGAGTTAAAAAAATGCAAGCCGTATATTCTTGCTGATTTACAATTTGTAGAGACAGCTATGCTTGATGCTGCGGTAAATGCAAAAGCTACAATAGTAGAACATAAGTTTCACGAATTTAATCCGTTCGGTATCAGCGGAATGGTCATAATTGCCGAGTCGCATCTGTCTATTCATACATGGCCTGAGTATGATTACGCTGCGGTTGATATTTTTACATGCGGGGATATAATTAAACCGCAGGTAGCTGCTCAATTTTTAATTGAAAGATTCGGGTCTTTAGAACCGCAAATGATGGAGGTCAAAAGAGGTCTCATTTCAATGTATGACCAAAAGCTGCCGCATAAAGTAGTTTGCGAAGAGAAGCTAGTCGCTCGTTAG
- a CDS encoding methyl-accepting chemotaxis protein has product MLATFKSRLYFAAIMMFVVILIGNFVIMGYIDSFKNYSYTQSVIGSTISSLLKVQRNTIGIIYLSKLRQKDLKIAKLEKKTFNSSVINKKIFDLRNAIKKARVDNTLSINGFTTGFSHENFKTVFGVKKKYLKKSSSKQINLKMLQLKKFMASYRPNMVKLLKNPIKIGPTINPDYFKTKIDAIIANLNFVKEKIAAKSAAKIKMLIDFFVILPIFALLLLLAISYYFKKFLIEELISTTNKIGEVAKGDLRTKIKINVNPKNEIGLLVSHVNILIDSLTNNVSSITQAVESVSSSSTELNASSSELENAIDHMKKNSSSIVESIKQLTLAIVEIAKNSSNGAQEADYTQKATEEGYSAVQNVIKEITSIEKSVDNAANVINKLGESSQKIGEIIAVINEIADQTNLLALNAAIEAARAGEQGRGFAVVADEVRKLAERTTKATKEITNMISSIQEDTSKAVESMSYGKEEVKNGVNVAKNAGIQINKIKELSVKLKDMITLIATAAEEQSTATEEISASSDSILQSQESATSSAAQVKIGANELSKLASELSKVVNIFKIK; this is encoded by the coding sequence ATGCTTGCTACATTTAAATCAAGATTATATTTTGCAGCAATAATGATGTTTGTAGTAATTCTAATAGGCAATTTTGTAATTATGGGATACATCGATTCTTTTAAAAATTACTCCTATACACAATCTGTTATAGGTTCGACGATATCTTCTCTGCTAAAAGTTCAGAGAAATACTATCGGTATAATATATCTTTCTAAACTCAGACAAAAAGATTTAAAAATAGCAAAATTAGAAAAGAAGACATTTAATTCATCTGTAATAAATAAAAAAATATTTGATTTAAGAAATGCGATAAAAAAAGCCCGCGTTGACAACACATTATCCATAAATGGATTTACAACAGGATTCAGCCATGAAAATTTTAAAACAGTTTTTGGCGTCAAAAAGAAATATCTAAAAAAATCTTCAAGCAAACAGATTAATCTTAAAATGCTCCAGCTCAAAAAATTTATGGCATCATACAGACCTAATATGGTTAAGCTATTAAAAAATCCGATTAAAATAGGACCGACGATTAATCCTGATTATTTTAAAACAAAAATAGACGCCATAATTGCCAACCTGAACTTCGTAAAAGAAAAAATAGCTGCAAAATCTGCCGCTAAAATTAAAATGCTTATTGATTTCTTTGTAATTCTCCCAATCTTTGCATTGCTTCTATTACTTGCAATAAGCTATTATTTTAAAAAATTCTTAATTGAAGAATTAATAAGCACAACAAATAAAATAGGCGAAGTTGCGAAAGGAGATTTAAGAACTAAAATAAAAATAAACGTAAATCCTAAAAATGAAATAGGTCTGCTCGTAAGTCACGTTAATATATTGATAGACTCGCTAACCAACAATGTAAGTTCTATTACTCAAGCCGTAGAATCGGTGTCAAGCTCCAGCACAGAATTGAACGCATCGTCTTCAGAACTTGAAAACGCGATAGACCATATGAAAAAAAACAGTTCATCGATAGTTGAATCCATTAAACAATTAACCCTTGCAATTGTCGAAATTGCGAAAAATTCCAGCAATGGCGCTCAGGAAGCCGATTATACACAAAAAGCCACCGAAGAAGGTTATAGTGCCGTTCAAAATGTTATTAAGGAAATTACATCTATTGAAAAATCGGTAGATAATGCTGCAAATGTTATAAATAAACTTGGCGAATCTTCTCAAAAAATAGGAGAGATTATCGCCGTTATTAATGAAATTGCGGACCAGACCAATCTGCTTGCTTTAAACGCAGCTATAGAAGCGGCACGCGCTGGAGAACAGGGAAGGGGATTTGCAGTAGTTGCCGATGAAGTGCGAAAACTTGCCGAAAGAACAACAAAAGCTACAAAAGAGATAACTAATATGATATCTTCTATTCAGGAAGATACTTCAAAGGCTGTTGAATCAATGAGTTATGGAAAAGAAGAAGTTAAAAACGGTGTAAACGTTGCTAAAAATGCAGGCATCCAAATTAATAAAATTAAAGAGCTTTCCGTTAAGCTGAAAGATATGATAACGCTAATTGCAACGGCTGCCGAAGAACAGTCAACCGCAACAGAAGAAATATCCGCATCGTCAGACAGTATTTTGCAGTCTCAAGAATCTGCAACATCCAGCGCAGCACAGGTAAAAATAGGAGCAAACGAACTTTCGAAATTGGCTTCGGAATTGTCTAAGGTAGTAAATATATTTAAAATTAAATGA